The following coding sequences are from one Eublepharis macularius isolate TG4126 chromosome 19, MPM_Emac_v1.0, whole genome shotgun sequence window:
- the LOC129346226 gene encoding oxidoreductase HTATIP2-like, which yields MAALNPEELKKLRETFRAKKQTCFILGASGETGKEVLTKILRQQLFSKVTLIGRRKLDLEGSFYSNVKQEVVDFEKLDEFAAAFQGHDVGFCCLGTTIRKAGVAGLVRVDRDYVHHSAELAKAGGCRHFVLESALCADPNSSLLHLRVKGEAESRVKAVGFDRLSIFRPALLLCDRQESRPAEWMARQVLGAVAYIFPTFYSISTVTVARAMANIVVMPAKDNQKVEVLENADIHALGNTK from the exons ATGGCTGCCCTCAATCCAGAAGAACTTAAGAAGCTCCGGGAAACTTTCCGGGCCAAGAAGCAAACATGTTTCATCTTGGGAGCCTCAGGTGAAACTGGAAAGGAAGTGCTTACTAAAATCCTGAGGCAGCAACTGTTCTCCAAGGTGACACTGATTGGCCGGAGAAAGCTGGATTTGGAAGGGTCATTCTACAGCAATGTG AAACAAGAAGTTGTTGACTTTGAGAAACTGGATGAATTTGCTGCTGCCTTCCAAGGCCATGATGTTGGATTCTGCTGCCTGGGCACGACCATACGGAAAGCTGGAGTG GCTGGATTGGTACGCGTTGACCGTGATTATGTTCACCACTCAGCAGAATTAGCCAAAGCTGGCGGGTGCCGCCACTTTGTCTTAGAATCAGCTCTTTGTGCAGATCCAAACAGTTCTTTACTTCACTTGCGAGTTAAG GGTGAAGCAGAATCCAGGGTCAAAGCTGTTGGGTTTGACCGCCTCTCCATATTTAGACCAGC ATTGCTGCTGTGCGATCGTCAGGAATCTCGTCCTGCCGAGTGGATGGCCAGGCAAGTCCTTGGAGCGGTAGCCTACATATTCCCCACATTTTACTCCATCTCCACAGTGACTGTGGCCCGGGCAATGGCAAACATTGTAGTGATGCCAGCAAAGGATAACCAGAAGGTGGAGGTGCTGGAGAACGCCGACATACATGCCCTAGGAAACACTAAGTAG
- the LOC129346445 gene encoding olfactory receptor 5B21-like: MERNFRPSLNATQGQKNSTTVTTFILLGFTEKPELGPLFSGIFLFLYTFTVLGNGWMVTLIRAEQRLHTPMYFFLSNLSLLDLCYSSVIAPKALEVQLQWGRATISLPACATQMFCFTTLVTAECFLLAAMAYDRFLAICHPLTYTLLMTQGRCLQLVLGAYSCGLLGSIIQTSGAFRLSYCGPNRINHFFCDIPAVLKLSCSDTHLSEAILFASTSVIAVVTTAIIFASYMRVLWSVLRGHASQGRRKALSTCTSHLTTLSLFYGTAIFMYAQPRTKGSQDQDKVVSMFYTLVIPMLNPLIYSLRNKDVKEAMKHLMSRKIGGLSAK; the protein is encoded by the exons ATGGAGAG AAACTTCAGGCCTAGCCTTAATGCCACACAGGGTCAGAAGAATTCAACCACAGTGACAACGTTCATCCTCTTGGGCTTTACGGAGAAGCCTGAATTGGGTCCTCTCTTCTCCGGCATCTTCCTTTTTCTCTACACATTCACAGTACTGGGCAACGGCTGGATGGTCACTCTGATCCGAGCTGAACAGCGTCTACAcacccccatgtatttcttcctcagcaaCCTCTCCCTTTTGGACCTCTGCTACTCCTCCGTCATCGCACCCAAGGCCCTGGAGGTCCAGCTTCAGTGGGGCAGGGCGACCATTTCCCTGCCAGCTTGTGCCACCCAGATGTTCTGCTTCACTACCCTGGTGACTGCCGAgtgcttcctcctggcagccatgGCGTACGATCGCTTCTTGGCCATCTGCCACCCATTGACCTATACCTTGCTCATGACTCAAGGGCGCTGCCTCCAGCTCGTGCTTGGCGCTTACAGCTGTGGACTTCTCGGCTCCATCATTCAGACGAGCGGCGCTTTCCGCTTGTCCTACTGCGGCCCCAACCGGATCAACCACTTCTTCTGCGACATCCCTGCAGTCTTGAAGCTCTCCTGCTCAGACACTCATCTCTCCGAGGCTATTCTGTTCGCCTCCACGAGCGTCATTGCCGTGGTGACCACAGCAATTATTTTCGCCTCCTATATGCGAGTTCTGTGGAGTGTCCTCAGAGGTCACGCCAGTCAAGGGCGGCGGAAAGCCCTCTCGACCTGCACTTCCCACCTCACTACGCTCAGTCTCTTCTACGGCACTGCCATTTTCATGTATGCCCAGCCGAGGACCAAAGGCTCACAAGACCAAGACAAAGTGGTTTCCATGTTCTACACACTGGTGATTCCGATGCTCAATCCGCTAATCTACAGCCTGAGGAACAAAGATGTGAAGGAAGCCATGAAGCACCTGATGAGCAGGAAGATAGGAGGCCTGTCTGCTAAGTAA
- the LOC129346089 gene encoding oxidoreductase HTATIP2-like, which translates to MVVPKPEELKKLRESFQAKKQACFILGASGETGKELLAEVLRQQLFSKVTLIGRRKLDLEGPFYSDVKQEVVDFEKLDEFAAAFQGHDVGFCCLGTTKGKAGAAGFVRVDRDYIQHSAELAKAGGCHHFILQSTKGADPSSSFFYLQVKGEAESRVKAVGFDRCSIFRPAVLLCDRQESRPAEWVTRKFLGAIAYISPTFYSVPTVTVARAMANNVVMPANDNQKVEVLENADIHALGKH; encoded by the exons ATGGTTGTCCCCAAGCCAGAAGAACTGAAGAAGCTCCGGGAATCTTTCCAGGCCAAGAAGCAAGCATGTTTCATCTTGGGCGCCTCGGGTGAGACGGGGAAGGAACTGCTGGCTGAAGTATTGAGGCAGCAACTTTTCTCCAAGGTGACGCTCATCGGCCGGAGAAAGCTGGACTTGGAAGGGCCATTCTACAGCGATGTT AAACAAGAAGTTGTTGACTTTGAGAAACTGGATGAATTTGCTGCTGCCTTCCAAGGCCATGATGTTGGATTCTGCTGCCTGGGCACGACCAAAGGGAAAGCTGGAGCG GCTGGATTTGTGCGGGTCGACCGGGATTATATTCAGCACTCTGCAGAGTTAGCCAAAGCTGGCGGATGCCACCACTTCATCTTACAGTCAACTAAGGGAGCAGACCCCTCCAGCTCTTTCTTTTACCTTCAGGTTAAG GGTGAAGCGGAGTCCAGGGTGAAAGCAGTGGGGTTCGACCGCTGCTCCATATTTAGACCAGC GGTGCTGCTGTGTGATCGTCAGGAGTCTCGTCCTGCTGAGTGGGTAACCAGGAAATTCCTCGGAGCAATAGCCTACATCAGCCCCACGTTTTACTCCGTGCCCACCGTGACGGTGGCCCGGGCAATGGCGAACAACGTAGTGATGCCAGCAAATGATAACCAGAAGGTGGAGGTGCTGGAGAATGCAGACATACATGCACTGGGGAAACACTAA